A genomic region of Brevibacillus sp. JNUCC-41 contains the following coding sequences:
- a CDS encoding (2Fe-2S)-binding protein, whose protein sequence is MSSHSADRKITIQLEINKERYERDILASDILLDVLRDKIGLTGAKPGCLNGDCGACTVIMNNQPMKSCLMLAIEAIDSEILTIEGLKNTPIQRAFVEHFAFQCGYCTSGFIMICQALLLNDRNPSPEKIETWLSSNICRCTGYKEIEKAIYSVIELLNKNQSNQ, encoded by the coding sequence ATGAGTAGCCATTCGGCGGATCGAAAAATTACCATTCAATTAGAAATTAATAAAGAACGGTATGAGAGGGATATATTGGCATCAGATATATTGCTAGATGTTCTCCGAGATAAAATTGGACTTACAGGAGCTAAACCTGGATGTTTAAATGGAGATTGCGGCGCTTGTACGGTTATAATGAATAACCAGCCAATGAAATCCTGTTTAATGTTAGCCATTGAAGCCATTGATTCAGAAATCCTTACAATTGAAGGCCTCAAGAATACCCCGATCCAGAGAGCATTCGTGGAACATTTTGCTTTTCAATGTGGGTATTGTACATCAGGATTTATAATGATTTGCCAGGCTTTACTCCTTAATGACAGGAACCCAAGCCCTGAAAAAATTGAAACATGGCTTTCTTCGAATATTTGTCGATGTACCGGATATAAAGAAATTGAAAAAGCCATATATTCAGTAATAGAACTTTTAAATAAAAATCAATCAAATCAGTGA
- a CDS encoding alpha/beta fold hydrolase, which yields MEKKKMIINGKMISYIEKGNVNDPPVLLLHGVPESSLLWKEMIPCIVSCGFRTIAPDLPGFGQSEQFDESSTWERYEQFVSDFTRELKLDKFHLIVHDWGGLIGLKWACDHPERILSLFVSNTTISVDYKWHSLAQIWRTPNAGEKIMKRMSDDPQAQTEMKKTIPNIGDEIMEDFFRVFRTPESCKVILDLYRSGNIEKVKSYNQKLNQIKIPVTIIWGEMDPYIPFEFAYKLQKEGFPHAQVHIIQNAGHFIQIEVPDKVNSYIQQHFKNV from the coding sequence GTGGAAAAGAAAAAAATGATAATAAATGGAAAGATGATATCCTATATCGAGAAAGGCAATGTTAATGATCCCCCAGTACTTTTATTGCACGGGGTACCTGAGTCCAGTCTTTTGTGGAAAGAAATGATACCATGCATTGTGTCTTGTGGATTTAGAACCATCGCACCGGATCTCCCTGGATTCGGCCAAAGTGAACAGTTTGATGAATCTTCAACGTGGGAAAGATATGAACAGTTTGTATCGGATTTTACAAGGGAACTAAAACTAGATAAATTCCACCTTATTGTTCATGACTGGGGCGGACTTATTGGACTGAAATGGGCATGTGATCATCCAGAGAGAATACTAAGTCTCTTTGTTTCAAATACAACCATATCAGTAGATTATAAGTGGCACTCACTTGCTCAGATTTGGAGAACACCAAATGCTGGAGAGAAAATAATGAAGCGCATGTCAGATGATCCCCAAGCTCAAACCGAAATGAAGAAAACGATTCCGAACATAGGTGACGAAATTATGGAAGACTTCTTTCGTGTCTTTAGAACACCCGAATCTTGTAAAGTCATCTTAGATCTATACCGTTCTGGAAATATAGAAAAGGTAAAATCGTACAATCAAAAACTAAATCAGATCAAAATACCTGTCACAATAATTTGGGGAGAGATGGATCCTTATATACCTTTTGAATTTGCCTACAAGCTCCAGAAAGAAGGTTTCCCACATGCACAGGTTCACATTATTCAAAATGCCGGGCATTTTATCCAAATCGAAGTGCCTGATAAAGTGAATTCTTATATTCAACAGCATTTTAAAAACGTGTAA
- a CDS encoding class I SAM-dependent methyltransferase produces the protein MKTDNFDYIELWRESMLDPYGKMPNRLKDDAAEEAFWSSKVAGKKQHKADPYAKHVQRELLALLKQDDHVLEIGPGWGNYTFEIAKEVRKLTCIDSSKSIISFLKSQANEKGFENMELIHDKWESDTKRDSYDVVFGFNCYYRMTEIGQTLLKMNETAGRLVIVGMTTGPEKPHYMELKQRGYTINLRKRDYIHILNVLYQLGILADCKIVKLKSKKIYSTYEEMIRDNTTKILDEHFSYDEVKSILNKYVVEKEGVFEYEYPFHAALMYWSPR, from the coding sequence ATGAAGACTGATAATTTTGATTATATTGAACTTTGGAGAGAATCCATGCTAGATCCTTATGGTAAAATGCCGAATCGACTAAAAGATGATGCAGCAGAAGAAGCTTTTTGGTCCTCCAAAGTGGCAGGAAAAAAACAACATAAAGCGGATCCTTATGCAAAACATGTGCAGCGAGAGTTATTGGCATTATTAAAACAGGATGATCATGTATTGGAAATCGGCCCTGGATGGGGCAATTATACATTTGAAATTGCAAAAGAAGTCAGGAAGCTAACTTGTATAGATAGTTCTAAAAGCATTATCAGTTTTTTAAAATCCCAAGCGAATGAAAAAGGTTTCGAAAACATGGAATTGATTCATGATAAGTGGGAAAGTGATACAAAAAGAGACAGTTATGATGTAGTATTTGGTTTTAATTGTTATTACCGTATGACAGAAATCGGTCAAACCTTATTAAAAATGAATGAGACTGCAGGCCGATTAGTGATAGTAGGCATGACAACCGGACCAGAAAAACCTCATTATATGGAATTGAAGCAAAGAGGATATACGATCAATTTAAGAAAGCGGGATTACATACACATCTTGAATGTTTTGTATCAACTTGGAATACTGGCGGATTGTAAGATCGTTAAATTGAAAAGTAAAAAAATCTATTCCACCTATGAAGAAATGATTCGTGATAATACGACTAAAATTCTCGACGAACATTTTTCCTATGATGAAGTAAAATCGATCCTTAATAAATATGTGGTGGAAAAAGAAGGAGTTTTTGAATACGAATATCCGTTTCATGCAGCTTTGATGTATTGGAGTCCGAGGTGA